The Gemmatimonadota bacterium genome window below encodes:
- a CDS encoding Gfo/Idh/MocA family oxidoreductase — protein sequence MAQPIGEAFRVINESEPKRIYRGAVVGCGRMGSTIDDEVIGNPHYPWPFAHAPGMLEARNVDLIAAADVDQSQLNDFKRRWGVEALYTDYREMVEKEQPDIVSVTTRPAERAEVTIGLAELGVKAIYATKPMCPSLAEADAMIEACQKHGTILAIACHLNWYNWYTNARQAIADGAIGELRSMICHSTSSLSNLHSHTFALLRLFAGAPAKWVFGVMDNDEAAAAEGDLSGSGYIVYENGVRTYMNSRTDTSTFGWTLEFLGEKGRIISRNAHAQFELWSTHPEDGGPIQCQFPNPWYPRSSLVDAME from the coding sequence ATGGCTCAACCTATAGGAGAAGCATTTCGAGTTATCAACGAAAGTGAACCCAAACGTATCTACCGCGGCGCCGTTGTTGGGTGTGGCAGGATGGGCAGTACCATCGACGATGAAGTAATCGGTAACCCACACTATCCTTGGCCTTTTGCTCATGCGCCGGGGATGCTTGAAGCAAGAAACGTCGATCTGATTGCTGCTGCGGATGTCGATCAATCACAACTCAATGATTTCAAGCGGCGTTGGGGGGTCGAAGCCCTTTACACCGACTATCGGGAGATGGTCGAAAAAGAGCAACCTGATATTGTTTCTGTGACAACCCGCCCCGCGGAACGGGCCGAGGTTACCATCGGCTTGGCAGAGCTCGGCGTCAAAGCAATCTATGCCACCAAGCCAATGTGTCCTAGCCTTGCCGAAGCAGATGCAATGATTGAAGCGTGTCAGAAGCACGGCACGATCCTGGCAATTGCCTGTCACCTCAACTGGTACAACTGGTATACCAACGCACGACAGGCGATCGCGGACGGAGCAATCGGTGAACTGCGATCGATGATTTGTCATAGCACCTCCAGTCTGTCAAACCTGCACAGCCATACCTTTGCCCTCCTCCGCCTCTTTGCCGGCGCACCCGCCAAGTGGGTTTTCGGTGTGATGGATAACGATGAAGCAGCCGCCGCCGAAGGAGATCTTTCCGGATCTGGATACATCGTTTACGAAAACGGTGTACGGACATATATGAACAGCCGGACTGACACCTCAACCTTTGGGTGGACGCTGGAATTTCTCGGTGAAAAAGGACGCATCATCTCGCGCAATGCCCACGCACAGTTTGAACTCTGGAGCACGCATCCGGAGGACGGCGGACCCATTCAGTGTCAATTCCCCAATCCTTGGTATCCACGCAGTTCACTGGTGGACGCTATGGAAG
- a CDS encoding Gfo/Idh/MocA family oxidoreductase gives MAVYRAAVIGCGRIGSTIDDEEVNRPHFFYPWAHAPAYVEAKGVELVAGADLLPDQLEDFKRRWGVNALYTDYRQMLANEKPDIVSVTTRPAERAEVVIGIAEAGGVKAIYATKPIAPSLAEADAMIEACRKHGVLLVIACHQNWSPWFLACLKAIRAGEIGKFSSMLCSYTHGGHTLSLFRLFAGAPAKWVVGHINSDKGIRRSGMILYENGLQGFITTGGWHQFDFIGSDGWLSSRNEHADIEMWSRHPVTGEAIRRQFPNPKRSISSQQAAIEALVKNLDEGTETLCPGEYGREALEIGIAMRESHLRGGEKLELPLADRSLSSG, from the coding sequence ATGGCAGTCTATCGAGCAGCCGTTATCGGTTGTGGACGGATTGGGAGCACTATCGACGACGAAGAGGTAAATCGACCTCATTTTTTTTATCCATGGGCACATGCGCCCGCCTACGTTGAAGCAAAGGGCGTGGAATTGGTCGCAGGCGCGGACCTATTACCAGACCAGTTGGAGGATTTTAAACGCCGTTGGGGCGTCAACGCCCTCTACACTGACTACCGGCAAATGCTTGCCAATGAGAAACCCGACATTGTGAGTGTGACCACCAGACCTGCGGAACGAGCGGAGGTTGTTATCGGAATAGCAGAAGCGGGTGGGGTGAAGGCTATCTATGCGACCAAGCCTATAGCCCCGAGTCTCGCCGAAGCTGATGCAATGATCGAGGCGTGTCGGAAGCATGGCGTCCTCCTAGTGATTGCCTGTCATCAGAACTGGAGCCCTTGGTTTTTAGCTTGTTTGAAAGCCATTCGGGCGGGAGAGATTGGCAAGTTTTCATCAATGCTCTGTAGCTACACCCACGGAGGACACACACTTTCCCTGTTTCGCCTGTTTGCCGGTGCGCCAGCCAAATGGGTCGTCGGACACATCAACAGTGACAAGGGGATAAGGCGGAGTGGCATGATTCTCTACGAGAATGGCCTCCAGGGGTTCATCACTACCGGTGGCTGGCATCAATTCGATTTCATAGGGAGCGACGGTTGGCTCTCCTCCCGCAACGAGCACGCTGACATCGAGATGTGGAGCCGGCACCCGGTAACCGGAGAAGCCATTCGCCGACAGTTTCCCAACCCGAAGCGCTCCATAAGTTCTCAGCAAGCCGCTATTGAGGCACTTGTCAAAAATCTCGATGAAGGCACGGAGACGCTGTGTCCCGGGGAATACGGGCGTGAAGCCCTTGAAATCGGTATCGCGATGCGGGAATCGCACCTGCGGGGTGGTGAGAAACTTGAACTGCCCCTAGCCGATCGAAGCCTAAGCAGTGGGTAG